A region from the Alnus glutinosa chromosome 5, dhAlnGlut1.1, whole genome shotgun sequence genome encodes:
- the LOC133867807 gene encoding cysteine-rich receptor-like protein kinase 10 isoform X2, with amino-acid sequence MVILAVVSACLAIVLLGSFIFCLVTRKKAKKWKREIVSQQEPPRIDLASILAATNNFSDSNKLGQGGFGPVFKGMLNDGKEVAVKRLSYCSEQGSEEFTNEVLLIMKLRHKNLVRLLGFCTEREEKLLVYEFMPNSSLDVFLFDPRKRAQLNWTRRLNIISGIARGILYLHEDSQLRIIHRDLKASNVLLDYDMNPKISDFGMARIFTGSEGEANTAKIVGTYGYMAPEYAMEGLYSIKSDVFGFGVLVLEIMTGKRNTGFHRSNRAPSLQAYAWQLWHEGKALELMDPLLIDSCDPDEFLRYIHIGLLCVQENANDRPTMSSAVVMLKNETVTLSQPQRVAFSVGRFTDHYETGSHDSVNGLSISDIGPR; translated from the exons ATGGTAATTCTTGCAGTTGTATCAGCATGCTTGGCGATTGTACTACTGGGTTCATTTATCTTTTGCCTTGTGACGAGGAAAAAGGCTAAAAAAT GGAAGAGAGAAATTGTTAGTCAACAAGAACCCCCCCGTATTGATTTGGCATCTATACTAGCAGCTACCAACAACTTCTCTGATTCAAATAAGCTTGGGCAAGGTGGTTTTGGCCCAGTTTTCAAG GGTATGCTCAATGATGGAAAGGAAGTAGCAGTTAAGAGGCTCTCTTACTGTTCGGAGCAGGGTTCAGAGGAATTCACAAATGAGGTTCTACTCATAATGAAGCTTCGACACAAAAATCTAGTCAGGCTACTGGGGTTTTGCACCGAACGAGAAGAAAAGCTGCTTGTTTATGAATTCATGCCCAACAGCAGTCTGGATGTCTTTCTCTTTG ATCCAAGGAAACGTGCACAACTCAATTGGACCAGACGACTTAATATAATAAGTGGAATTGCACGGGGAATTCTTTATCTTCACGAGGATTCTCAACTTAGAATCATTCATAGAGACTTAAAAGCTAGCAATGTATTGCTAGACTATGACATGAATCCTAAGATCTCAGACTTTGGAATGGCAAGGATCTTTACAGGAAGCGAAGGTGAAGCAAATACTGCTAAAATAGTTGGAACATA tggatacaTGGCCCCAGAGTATGCAATGGAAGGATTATATTCCATTAAGTCTGATGTTTTTGGCTTTGGAGTACTCGTGCTTGAGATCATGACCGGGAAGAGAAATACCGGCTTCCATCGGTCAAACCGTGCTCCAAGCCTCCAAGCATAT GCATGGCAATTATGGCATGAAGGGAAGGCACTGGAGTTGATGGATCCTTTATTGATTGACTCATGCGATCCAGATGAATTTCTAAGATACATTCATATTGGATTGTTGTGTGTTCAAGAAAATGCAAATGACAGACCTACCATGTCATCTGCGGTAGTGATGTTGAAAAACGAAACGGTAACTCTTTCTCAACCTCAACGAGTTGCTTTTTCTGTGGGGAGATTCACTGATCACTATGAAACAGGTTCTCATGACTCTGTCAACGGCTTATCAATTTCTGATATTGGGCCTCGATGA